The Chloroflexota bacterium genome has a window encoding:
- a CDS encoding DNA methyltransferase, translating into KKIHPLLYRPFDVRYIFYHEAVIERPRPEVMRHMLAGENLGLLVMRQVSLDEDYTHALITSHIVDNRVFASAKGIALVCPLYLYPSPETPDMFHQERRPNLAEDLLPKLSAAYGFTPAPEEVLAYLYAVFYSPTYRQKYAQELRTDFPRVPFTADADVFRQMASLGRQLMDLHLLRSPALATPLVKYQGQGSDMVEKVRYDAQTQRVYINADKYFEGITPEMWEYQIGGYQVLAKYLKDRKGRRLDDPVRYIHIATAIARTMDIQQQIDDIYPQVESAVLP; encoded by the coding sequence CAAGAAAATCCACCCCCTCCTGTACCGCCCGTTCGATGTGCGCTACATCTTCTACCACGAAGCCGTCATTGAGCGCCCCCGCCCCGAAGTCATGCGCCACATGCTGGCCGGGGAGAATTTGGGGCTACTGGTCATGCGTCAGGTCTCTCTTGATGAAGATTACACTCATGCCCTGATTACGTCTCACATTGTTGACAATCGCGTCTTTGCCAGCGCCAAGGGTATTGCCTTAGTATGCCCCCTCTACCTCTACCCCTCCCCTGAAACGCCGGACATGTTCCACCAGGAGCGCCGACCCAACCTGGCCGAAGACCTGCTGCCCAAACTGAGCGCCGCCTACGGCTTCACCCCCGCGCCGGAAGAGGTGCTGGCCTACCTCTACGCCGTCTTCTACAGCCCCACCTACCGCCAGAAGTACGCCCAGGAACTGCGCACCGACTTCCCGCGCGTTCCCTTCACCGCCGACGCCGACGTCTTCCGCCAGATGGCCTCCCTGGGCCGCCAACTGATGGATCTGCACCTGCTGCGCAGCCCCGCCCTCGCCACGCCGCTGGTCAAATACCAGGGCCAGGGCAGCGACATGGTAGAAAAGGTGCGTTACGATGCCCAAACCCAGCGCGTGTACATCAACGCCGACAAGTATTTTGAGGGCATCACCCCCGAGATGTGGGAATACCAAATCGGCGGCTACCAGGTGCTGGCGAAATACTTGAAAGACCGCAAAGGCCGTCGTCTGGATGACCCGGTGCGCTATATCCACATCGCCACCGCCATTGCCCGCACCATGGACATCCAGCAGCAGATTGACGACATCTACCCGCAGGTGGAAAGCGCGGTCTTGCCCTAG